The window TGGTTGTTGGCTAAGGTGGCTGTGCGCGGGACACCTTGTGGAAACCGGTCTCTGTGGCGAGCGGGCTTGCCCGCGCTGGGGCGCGTAGCGGCCCTGACGCCGGGTAGCAGGGAGTGTCGGCCAGAATGGAGATTCCGGCTTTACGACTGCTTCGCAGCCGAGCGCGGGCAAGCCCGCTCGCCACAAGCCGAGAGTTTCCCTCCACCGTTGGCCCTATCCCACCACATGCTGCTTGTCTGGTCAGGGGAGTGCACCTTGCCTGCGCCCTACTTCATCAGTCGTAGAAACGCATATCGCGGCTCTCGCCCATCAGCAACGCCTGGTTGCGCTCGGTGATCTCGCGGATGTAGTCCCATAGCAAGGTAATGCGCTTCAACTTCCTCAGATCCTCCCGGCAATACATCCAGAACTGCCGGGTGATGTTCACCTCATCCGGCAACACCGGCAGCAGGTTCGGGTCCTGCGCCGCCAGGAAGCACGGCAGGATCGCCAGCGCCCGGCTCTGCTGCGCCGCGACGAACTGGGCGATCACGCTGGTGCTGCGCAGGTTGGCGGTGGCGTTGGGCAGCAGGTTGGCCAGGTACAGCAGCTCGTTGCTGAACGCCAGGTCGTCGACGTAGCTGACGAAGCGGTGCCGGCCCAGGTCGCTGGCGCGGCGGATCGGCGGGTGCTGGTCGAGATACTGCTGGGTCGCATACAGCTGCAGCCGGTAGTCGCACAGCTTGCAGCACACATACGGCCCGTGCTCCGGCCGCTCCAGGGCAATGACGATATCCGCCTCGCGCTTGGACAGGCTGATGAAGTGCGGCAGCGGCAGGATATCCACCGAGATCGCCGGGTAGGCGTCGACGAAATGGCTCAGTTGCGGCGTGATGAAGAAACTGCCGAAGCCCTCCGTGCAGCCCATGCGCACATGCCCCGAGAGCGCCACGCCAGAGCCCGAGACCTGCTCGCAGGCCATGTGCAGGGTGCTTTCGATCGACTCGGCATAGCCCATCAGGCGTTGACCCTCGGCGGTCAGGACGAAGCCGTTGGTGCGCGACTTTTCGAACAGCAGGGTGCCCAGGGCGGCCTCCAGCGAGCTGATGCGCCGCGACACCGTGGTGTAGTCCACCGCCAGGCGCTTGGCCGCGCTGCTGGCCTTGCGGGTACGGGCAACCTCGAGGAAAAACTTCAGGTCGTCCCAGTTCAATGAACCCAAAGACGTGATGTTTTTTTGCATGTTGGTCCGGTTTTTATGTGCGTTCTTATTAGAAGAATGCACATCTATACTCCAAAAACAGTCCAGTCACCATGCTCGGGCGTTGCGGCGCCCGCCCAGGATTCGGCCATTACAATAATTCAGGAGACTTCCATGAACGTTTCTCTCAAGCCCGACGCCACCCTCAAGACCGCCCGGTTGCTGATCGACGGCGAGTGGGTCGAATCCCGCAGCGGTGAATGGCACGACATCGTCAACCCGGCTACCCAGGAAGTGCTGGCCAAGGTGCCCTTCGCCACTGCCGCTGAAGTGAACGCCGCGATCGAGGCCGCCCAGCGCGCTTTCCAGACCTGGAAGTTGACCCCCATCGGCGCCCGCATGCGCATCATGCTCAAGCTGCAGGCGTTGATTCGTGAACACTCCAAGCGCATCGCCGCCGTGCTCAGCGCCGAGCAGGGCAAGACCCTGGCCGACGCCGAGGGCGATATCTTCCGCGGCCTGGAAGTGGTCGAGCACGCCTGCTCGATCGGCACCCTGCAGATGGGCGAGTTCGCCGAGAACGTCGCCGGTGGCGTCGATACCTACACCCTGCGCCAGCCGATCGGTGTGTGTGCCGGGATCACCCCGTTCAACTTCCCGGCGATGATCCCGCTGTGGATGTTCCCGATGGCGATCGCCTGCGGCAACACCTTCGTCCTCAAGCCGTCCGAGCAGGACCCGCTGTCGACCCTGATGCTGGTGGAGCTGGCGCTGGAAGCCGGCGTGCCGGCGGGCGTGCTCAACGTGGTGCACGGCGGCAAGGAAGTGGTGGATGCGCTGTGCACGCACAAGGATATCAAGGCCGTGTCCTTCGTCGGCTCGACCGCTGTCGGCACCCACGTGTATGACCTCGCCGGTCGCCACGGCAAGCGCGTGCAATCGATGATGGGGGCGAAGAACCATGCCGTGGTGCTGCCCGATGCCAATCGCGAGCAGACCCTCAACGCCCTGGTCGGCGCCGGATTCGGTGCGGCCGGCCAGCGTTGCATGGCCACCTCGGTGGTGGTGCTGGTGGGCGCGGCGAAACAGTGGCTGCCGGACCTCAAGGCGCTGGCGCAGAAACTCAAGGTCAATGCCGGCAGCGAGCCGGGTACCGACGTCGGCCCGCTGATTTCCAAGCGGGCGAAAGAGCGTGTGCTGGGGCTGATCGAAAGCGGTATCAAGGAAGGCGCCAAACTCGAGCTGGACGGCCGCGGTATCGTCGTGCCGGGGTTCGAGCAGGGCAACTTCGTCGGCCCGACCCTGTTCTCCGGGGTGACCACCGACATGCAGATCTACACCCAGGAAATCTTCGGCCCGGTGCTGGCGGTGATGGAAGTCGATACCCTCGACGAGGCCATCGCCCTGGTCAACGCCAACCCGTTCGGTAACGGCACCGGCCTGTTCACCCAGAGCGGCGCCTCGGCCCGCAAGTTCCAGAGCGAAATCGACATCGGCCAGGTCGGCATCAACATTCCGATCCCGGTGCCGGTGCCGTTCTTCAGCTTCACCGGTTCGCGCGGCTCCAAGCTCGGCGACCTCGGCCCGTACGGCAAGCAGGTGGTGCAGTTCTACACTCAGACCAAGACGGTCACCGCGCGCTGGTTCGATGACGACAGCGAGAACCATGGCGTGAACACCACCATCAACCTGCGTTGAGCGAGGAACGGGCCATGAAGATCGCATTTATCGGACTGGGCAACATGGGCGCGCCGATGGCGCGCAACCTGATCAAGGCCGGGCACAGCCTGAACCTGTTCGACCTGAACCAGGTGGTGCTCAAGGAACTGGCGGCCCTCGGCGGCACCATCAGCACTTCGCCCAAGGCCGCGGCCGAGGGCAGCGAGCTGGTGATCACCATGCTGCCGGCCGCCGCCCATGTGCGCAGCGTCTGGCTGGGCGAGGACGGCGTGCTGGCCGGGATCGGCGCTGGCGTGCCGGCGGTGGACTGCAGCACCATCGACCCGCAGACCGCCAAGGATGTCGCCGCCGCAGCGGCGAAGCAGGGCGTGGCCATGGCCGATGCACCGGTTTCCGGTGGCACCGGCGGCGCGGCAGCCGGGACCCTGACCTTCATGGTCGGGGCCTCCAGCGAGCTGTTCGCCACCCTGCAACCGGTGCTGGCGCAGATGGGCCGCAACATCGTCCATTGCGGCGACGTCGGCACCGGGCAGATCGCCAAGATCTGCAACAACCTGCTGCTGGGTATCTCGATGATCGGCGTCAGTGAGGCCATGGCCCTGGGCGCCGCCCTGGGCATCGACACCCAGGTGCTGGCCGGAGTGATCAACAGCTCCACGGGCCGTTGCTGGAGTTCCGACACCTACAACCCATGGCCGGGGATCATCGAGACGGCCCCGGCATCCCGCGGCTACACCGGCGGCTTCGGTGCCGAGCTGATGCTCAAGGACCTCGGCCTGGCCACCGAGGCCGCGCGCCAGGCCCACCAGCCGGTGGTGCTCGGCGCCGTGGCGCAACAGCTGTACCAGGCCATGAGCCTGCGCGGCGAGGGCGGCAAGGACTTCTCGGCCATCATTGGCAGCTATCGCAAACCCGAGTAAGGGTTTTTTCCGAGGGCTCGCGTCGGGCGGGTCCTCGGTTTTTTCCGGGCGGGCTGCCCAAACGTTATCCGCGTATCCCCCGACACAGTAGAATTACCGCCAGGAATCGATTTCGAGGTGGCGGTGGTGGATCTACAGCAGGGTTTTGTCCTGACCCGGCATTGGCGCGACACCCCCGCGGGTACGCAGGTCGAATTCTGGTTGGCGACCGACGCCGGTCCCCGCCATGTGCGCTTGCCGCTACAACCCTCGGTGGCCTTCATTCCCGCCGCACAGCGCGAGCGTGCCACGACCCTGTTGCGCAACGAGCGTGATGTGGAGTTGCGCCCGCTGGAACTGATGGATTTCCGCCATCGTCCGGTGCTCGGTCTTTACTGCCAGCAGCATCGACAGTTGATGAATATCGAGAAGCTGCTGCGCCAGGGCGGGGTGGATGTCTACGAGGCCGATGTCCGTCCGCCCGAGCGCTTCCTCATGGAGCGTTTCATCACTGCACCGGTGCTGTTCGCCGGCACGCCGAATGCCGATGGGCCGCTGCTCGATACCCAGCTCAAGGCCACCGCGGACTATCGGCCACGGCTGAAACTGGTGTCGCTGGATATCGAGACCACCATGCAGGGCGAACTGTATTCGATTGCCCTGGAAGGCTGCGGCGAGCGCCAGGTGTACATGCTCGGGCCGCCGAATGGCGATGCCAGCCAGGTCGACTTCGACCTCGAGTACCGGGACAGTCGCGGCGAACTGCTCGAAGCGCTGAATGACTGGCTGGCCCGCCACGATCCCGATGCGATCATCGGCTGGAACCTGGTGCAGTTCGACCTGAAGGTGCTGCATGAGCATGCCCAGCGACTGAACGTCCCGCTACGCCTGGGACGTGGCGGCGATGTCATGGGCTGGCGCGACAACGGCGCGCGCAACACCCACTACTTCGCGGCAGCGGCCGGCCGGCTGATCATCGACGGTATCGAGGCACTGCGCTCGGCGACCTGGAGTTTCCCGTCCTTCAGTCTCGAATATGTGTCGCAGCACCTGCTCGGTGAGGGCAAGGCGATCGACAACCCCTACCAGCGCATGGACGAGATCGACCGCATGTTCGCCGAGGACAAGCCGGCCCTGGCCCGCTACAACCTCAAGGACTGCGAACTGGTCACGCGCATCTTCGACAAGACCCAGTTGCTGACCTTCCTGTTGGAGCGCGCCACCGTCACTGGCTTGCCGGTCGATCGCAGTGGCGGCTCGGTGGCGGCCTTCACCCACCTGTACATGCCACTGATGCATCGCCAGGGTTTTGTCGCACCGAACCTCGGCGAACGCATGCCCGAGGCCAGTCCCGGCGGTTTCGTCATGGACTCGCGACCGGGCCTGTACGAGTCGGTGCTGGTTCTGGACTACAAGAGCCTGTATCCGTCGATCATCCGCACCTTCCTGATCGATCCGGTCGGGCTGATCGAGGGCTTGCGGCATCCCGACGACAGCGAGTCGGTGGCGGGTTTTCGCGGTGCGCGCTTCTCCCGCACGCGGCATTGCCTGCCGTCGATCGTCGAGACGGTCTGGCAGGGCCGCGAGGCCGCCAAGCGCGACGGCAACGCGCCGTTGTCCCAGGCACTGAAGATCATCATGAACGCCTTCTACGGCGTGCTCGGTTCCAGTGGTTGCCGCTTCTTCGATACGCGGTTGGCCTCGTCGATCACCATGCGCGGGCACGAGATCATGCGCCGCACCCGCCAACTGATCGAAGCCCAGGGCTACACGGTGATCTACGGCGACACCGACTCGACCTTCGTCTGGCTCAAGCGCGCCCATGGCCAGGAGGAGGCCGCGCAGATCGGCCGCCAACTGGTGGCCGGGGTCAACGACTGGTGGCGCGAACACCTGCAGCGCGAGCTGGGCCTGGACAGTGCCCTGGAGCTGCAGTTCGAGACCCATTTCAGCCGCTTCCTGATGCCGACCATCCGTGGCGCCGAGGAGGGCAGCAAGAAGCGTTATGCCGGGTTGGTCATCCGCGCCGACGGCAGCGAGGAGATGGTCTACAAGGGCCTGGAAACCGTGCGCAGCGACTGGTCGCCATTGGCGCAGGCGTTCCAGCAGGAACTGTACCGACGCATTTTCAGTCGCCAGCCCTACCAGGACTACGTACGCGATTACGTGCGACGTACCCAGGCCGGCGAACTGGACGACCTGCTGGTGTATCGCAAGCGCCTGCGCCGGCGGCTGGGCGACTACGAGCGCAACGTCCCGCCGCAGGTGCGCGCGGCGCGACTGGCCGATGAGTACAACGTCGCCCAGGGGCGCCCACCGCAATACCAGGGCGGCGGCTGGATCAGCTACGTGATTGCCCTGGCCGGGCCGGAACCGCTGGAAGTGCGCCGTTCGCCCATCGACTACGAACACTACATCACCAAGCAGTTGCAGCCGGTGGCGGATGCGATCCTGCCGTTCGTGCAGGACGATTTCACCACCCTGATCGGCGGGCAGATGGGGCTGTTCTGAGTGTTGTGTATTGCAATGTATCTGGAGGCCCCGGTGATACGTGCGGACTTCAGAACCCCGGATTGCGCACACATTCGAGATACCTCAGGGGTGTCAAATAGGTTCCAAGGAGGCAGACAACACTGGCTCCAACCAACCGAACGACAACTTGAGGAAATCACCATGAAACTGAAAGCGCTCTGCACCGCCGGCCTGTTCTCCGCCCTGAGCCTCCTGGCCATCGCCGCTCCGGCCCAGGCCGCCAGCGCCAAACCGGACATCCAGCACGTGGTGTCGATCACCACCGATGCAATGGGCAGCTGCGGCGTCGCCAACGCGCACCTGACCTACCTCGACTCCCAGGGCGAGACCCACACCCTGGAGTACGGCAAGTTCGCCAACTGCAACCAGGGCAGCTGATCCCTTGGGAATCGGCTTCGCACACGCCTCTCCACCCGCATGAAACCGTATCGCGCCGCGCTCGGTTTCATGCCTGTTTCTGCCAGGTGACGTCATGCTGCTTATCGCTTTCCTGGGCGGGATACTGACCGTGCTCAGTCCTTGCATCCTGCCGGTCGTACCCTTTCTGTTCGCGCGGGCGGATCGTTCCCGCTCTTCGGTGCTGCTGACGCTGGGCGGCATGGCGCTGACTTTCGCGCTGGTGTCGAGCCTGGCCGTGGTCAGCAGCGCCTGGGTGATCCAGGCCAATCATGCCGGTCGCCAGCTGGCGCTGATCGTGATGGTGCTGTTCGCCCTGTCACTGATTTCCGCGCGTGCGGGCGCCTGGCTGTCGCGGCCGTTCGTCCTGCTGGGCAACCGCCTGGATCCGGCAGCGCGCCAGCTGTCCGGGCCGTTGGCCGCGCTGCTGGTCGGTGTCGCCACCGGGTTGCTGTGGGCGCCGTGCGCCGGACCGATTCTGGGGGTGATCCTGACCAGCGCCATGTTGCAGGGCGCGAATGCGCAGACCAGTCTGTTGCTGCTGGCCTATGGCTTGGGTAGTGCGTTGTCTCTCGGCACGCTGATCTTCGCCGGTCGTGGGCTGGTCAACCGGCTCAGGCCGTCCATCCCGGTGACCGGCTGGCTGCGGCGTGGCACCGGTGTGCTGGTCCTGCTGTCGGCGGTGCTGATCTCGACCGGGGCGAACAATACTCTGCTCGCCGGTACTTCCTCACAAGGCTCGACATCGGTGGAGCAAAGTGTGTTGAAGCAGATTCCGCGGGCCATCGACTACGTGATCAGCAAGGCCAATGCGGCCACCACCGTTGACCTTGAAGCCAAGGGCGCGATGCCGTCGCTGGAGGGGGCGGTGGAGTGGCTGAACTCGGCGCCGCTGGACCGTGAGTCCCTGCGTGGCAAGGTGGTGCTGGTGGACTTCTGGACCTTCGACTGCATCAACTGCCAGCACACCCTGCCGTATGTGAAGGCGTGGGCGAAGAAATATGAGAAGGACGGGCTGGTGGTGATCGGGGTGCATACGCCCGAGTACGCCTACGAGAAGATCCTCGGCAATGTTCGCCAGCAGGTGAAGGAACTGGGGATCGGCTATCCGGTGGCGATCGACAACGACTACCGCATCTGGCGGGCTTTCGATAACCAGTACTGGCCCGCCCACTACCTGATCGACGCCAAGGGGCAGGTGCGTTACACCCATTTCGGCGAAGGCCGTTATGACGAGCAGGAAAAGGTCATCCAGACCCTGTTGCAGGAGGCCAAGGCTGGCAGTGCCAGCTGAGTCCTGGAACCAAGTCACGACAGCCGCAAAGCCCCGCAACGGGCTTTGCGGCTTTTTTGTGGGCAGGTGTTCGAATCGGGCAGGAGCTCGTTGTATCAGATTGTGTACCCAGCTCGCCGCCACACACTGCGCGACCTTATCGCCCGTTCGCGACACATGGCAGATACAGCCCTGCGTTGAAATGTACCTGTCGACCGGTGATGCCGGTCCGGTTACTCCCCAACCCCAAGAGTCTTACTCACCAACGCAGGAGTGTTACCCATGTTCAAGTTCCCTACCGCTTCCCTGGTCCTCACCCTCGCCCTGGTTGGCGGCCTCGGCCTGTCGAATGCCGCTTCGGCCAATGTGCCGGCTGGCGGGCACGCTGCAGCCAGCCAGCACCTGCTGGCGGAGGGAGGTTCCGACCGTCTGCTGGAGCGTCGCGTGGCCGAAGGCGGTTCGGATCGCCTGCTGGAACGTCGCGTGGCCGAAGGCGGTTCGGATCGCCTGCTGGAGCGTCGCGTGGCCGAAGGCGGTTCGGATCGCCTGCTGGAACGTCGCGTGGCCGAAGGCGGTTCGGATCGCCTGCTGGAGCGTCGCGTGGCCGAAGGCGGTTCGGATCGTCTGCTGGAGCGTCGCGTGGCTGAAGGTGGTTCGGATCGCCTGCTGGAGCGTCGCGTGGCTGAAGGTGGTTCGGATCGCCTGCTGGAACGTCGTGTGGCCGAAGGTGGCTCGGATCGCCTGCTGGAACGTCGCGTGGCTGAAGGTGGTTCGGATCGTCTGCTGGAACGCCGCGTTGCTTGAGGGCGGCCGACCTTTCCAGCTGTTCCTCATTATTCGGGAGGGGAGCGAGCTGTTGGTGGCGAGCGGGCTTGCCCGCGCTGGAGTGCGAAGCACTCCCAAACCGGCGGTATCGATGTATCAGGCACACCGAGTGCCTGGGTCTTGCGGCTGCCTTGCAGCCGAGCGCAGGCAAGCCTGCTCGCCACATGATCATTGCCAAAGGCCGGGCCCTCGCGTCTTTCGAGACGGCCCCGGCTGACAAGACGCCTGGTGCGATCAGGCGAACACGAGCTGTTGGTGGCGAGCGGGCTTGCCCGCGCTGGAGTGCGAAGCACTCCCAAGCCGGCGGTATCGGTGTATCAGGCACACCGAGTGCCTGGGTCTTGCGGCTGCCTTGCAGCCGAGCGCAGGCAAGCCTGCTCGCCACATGATCGTTGCCAAAGGCCGGGCACCCGCGTCTTTCGAGACGGCCCCGGCTGACAAGACGCCTGGTGCGATCAGGCGAACACGAAGTACTTGCGCACGGTCTCCACGACTTCCCAGGTACCCTTCATGCCCGGCTCGACGATGAAGATGTCGCCGGCCTTCAAGTGGATCGGCGCCTGACCGTCTGGCGTGATGATGCAGTAGCCTTCCTGGAAGTGGCAGTACTCCCACTTCACATAATCGACCCGCCACTTGCCCGGGGTGCAGATCCAGGTGCCCATGATCTTGCTGCCGTCTTCGCTGTTGTAGGCGTTGAGGTTGACGGTGTGCGGATCGCCTTCGAGCTTCTCCCATTTGCAGGCGTCGAGCACCGGCAGTGGGTGGGTGTCGCGCAGAACGGTAATCGGTGGATTGGACATGCTGGGCTCCGGGCACAGGTTCTGAATGAAGCCTGCACCCTAGCGGGGGTGTCCGCCGTGCGGTTGTCCAGGCTCGACATTCAACTGTCCATGCGCGCACGGTCGCCTGTTGCCGGTTCGCTCAGGGCGTCGAGCAGGGCCTTGGCGTAGGAGGGCAGGTGTTCGAACGAGCGCGCGCACAGCAGCAGCTTGCGCCGGGCCCAGGGCTCGGGCAACGGACGGCTGACCAGGCGCGAGTCGACCGGCCAGCGGTCAAGCGTAGCCTGGGGCACGATGCCCGGGCCGGCGCCCCGGGCGACCATGCGCAATACCGCATCGAAGCTTTCGACCCGTACCCGCAGTTGCATGCGCTGGCCCAGGTGCAGCGCCTGCTCTTCGAGGTACACCGCCAGCGCGCTGTCGGCGGCAAGGCCGACCAGCTCATGGCGCAAGGTATCGCTGAACTTCGGTTGTGCAAGCGCGGCCAGCGGATGATCGCGGGGGATGACCAGCACCAGCGGATCGTCCTGGAACGGGCGGGTCTGCAAGTCCCGGGTGTCCACCGCATCGGAGACGATCCCGAGGTCGGCGACCCCCTGGCTGAGCGCGTGGACGATGCGCAGGCTGGGCAGCTCCTGCAGATCGACATCCACCGGCGGATGTTCACGCAGGAAGTCGGCCAGGCGTTCCGGCAGGTATTCGCTGAGCGCCGTAGTATTGCACAGCAGGCGGACCTGGCCCTTTACACCATTGGCGTAGTCGGCCAGGTCCTCGCGCAGCCGCTCGCTTTGCAGCAGGATCAGTCGCGCATGCTGGGCCAGCGCCTTGCCTGCCGGCGTGGGACTGACGCCACGCCGGCCACGCAGGAAGAACGGCGTGCCGAGGGACGCTTCCAGGGCACGGATCCGCGCGCTGGCCGCCGCCAGCGACAGGTGGCTGCGAGCTGCGCCGGCGGTGATGTTGCCGGCGTCGAGAATGTTCAGGTACAGGCGCAGGTCGATCAGGTCGAAGTGCATGGCTCAGCCTCTTGTTTCAGCAGAGGCTAGCTCAGCCAATCGCAGATTTTCAAATGGGCCCTGGCGGTTCAGCATGGGCGCCATGAAAACCTTTATCGATTTCTACGAAACACTGGGCCTTGCCCTGTCACTGCTGGTGTTGGTGACTTTCCTGCTGGCGGGTACGGTCAAGGGCGTGATCGGCCTCGGCCTACCGACGGTGGCGATGGGCTTGCTTGGGCTGGCTATGGTTCCGGCGCAGGCTGCGGCCTTGCTGATCATTCCCTCCACGTTGACCAATCTCTGGCAGTTGGCGGTGGGCGGGCACCTGTCGATGCTGCTCAAGCGGCTGTGGCCAATGTTGCTGGCGATCTTCCTCGGTACCGGGCTCGGTAGCCTGTGGCTGGGCGGAGTCGGCGGCGGTGGCTGGGCGGTGCGCGCATTGGGCGGTGCGCTGCTGCTCTACGCGGTATGCGGCCTGTTCCTGCCGACCCTGCATGTCGGTGAACGGGCGGAGCGCTGGCTGGGACCGCTCTGTGGCGTGCTGACGGGCATCATCACCTCGGCCACCGGCGTCTTCGTGATTCCGGCGGTGCCCTACCTGCAGGCCCTCGGCTTGAACAGGGACCAACTGGTGCAGGCGCTGGGCCTGTCGTTCACCGTGTCGACCCTGGCGTTGGCGGCCGGCCTGTTCTGGCGCGGGGCCCTGGGCGAGGGCGCACTCGGCGCTTCGCTGCTGGCGTTGCTGCCGGCGCTGGTGGGCATGCTGCTGGGGCAATGGCTGCGCCAGCGCATCAGCGCCGTCCTGTTCAAGCGGGTGTTTTTCATCGGGATGGGCCTGCTCGGCGGGCACCTGCTGATCAGCGGCTAGCCGAGGACGGGCTGAGCATGTCGATCAGGCGGATGTCGAAATCGCGCTCGAGGAATTCCATGCGCTGCTCGTGGAAAGCGCGCATGTGTGGCAAGGCCGAGTGTACGTCCAGGTGCGCCCTGGACTGCCAGATCTCGTAGAAGATGAACAGGGTCGGGTCGGCCTGGTCGCGCAGCATGTGGTATTCGATGCAGCCGTCTTCCCGGCGGCTGGGTTCGACATAGGCACGAAACAGTGCCTCGAAGGCCTCGGCCTTTTCCGGGCGGGTCTTGGCGTGCAGGATGAAACCGTAGGGTTGGCTCATGGGGTGGCTCCGTGCGGGGCAGGTTCTGGAGGGCCTCAATGCTAAGGCAACAATGCGCAGTTGATTTGTGCTGTTAGGGCAAAAAAGATTTGCGCCAGCCATGGTTTTTCGCCCGCAGGGCACGGGCTAACCTGCGGCCCTGACTTGAACCTGCCGACCCCGACTGCCGCTGGGCACTGCTCCGGGTCCGCCCTCCACGAGACTGTCCATGAAAAAAATCCTGCTACTCAACGGCGGCAAGCAGTTCGCCCATTCCGCCGGCCGCTACAACGCCACCCTGCACGAAGCCGCCCTGGCGTATCTCGACCGCTCCGGTTGCGATGTCCGGCAGACCTGGATCGACCAGGGCTACGACGTCGCCGAGGAGGTCGCCAAGTTTCTCTGGGCCGACGTGATCATCTACCAGATGCCGGGTTGGTGGATGGGCGCGCCCTGGACCGTGAAGAAATACGTCGATGAAGTCTTCACCGCGGGTCACGGCAGTCTTTATGCCAACGACGGCCGGACGCGTTCCGATGCCTCGCAGAAATACGGCAGCGGCGGCCTGATCCAGGGCAAGCAGTACATGCTCTCGCTGACCTGGAACGCGCCGCAGCAAGCCTTCGACGATCCCACCGATTTCTTCGAGGCCAAGGGCGTGGATGCGGTGTACTTCCCGTTCCACAAGGCCAACGAGTTCCTTGGCATGAGTGGCCTGCCGACATTCCTGTGCGTCGACGTGATGAAGGTCCCGGCCATCGAGGCCGATGTTCGCCGCTACGAGCAGCATCTGGCCAAGGTCTTCGATTTGCCGGCGTGAGGTTCCTTTTGTCTCATGGCCGGCTAATATCAGGCCTGTCTTGAGTCGAGAGGTGAGTGTGAAAGCCAGGTCGGATGAGTTGCAGATCTTCGTCTGCGTGATCGAGTGTGGTTCGATTTCCGCAGCGGCCGAGCAGGTCGGGCAGACGCCATCGGCGGTCAGCCGCAGCCTGTCGCGGCTGGAAGCCAAGCTGGAAACCACGCTGATCAATCGCACCACGCGGCGCATGGACCTGACCGAAGAGGGCAAGTTCTTCTTCGAGCGGGCCAAGCAGATCCTCGAACAGATGGACGAGCTCGAAGAGCGCCTGTCCCTGCGCCAGCAGACTCCGGCCGGGCGCCTGCGCATCAACGCGGCCTCGCCGTTCATGCTGCATGCGGTGGTGCCGTACATCGCCGAGTTCCGCAGCCTGTATCCGGATATCCAGCTGGAGCTCAACAGCAACGACCTGATCATCGACCTGCTGGAGCAGAGTACCGACATTGCCATCCGCATCGGCAACCTGGCGGACTCGACCCTGCATGCCCGCTCGCTCGGCAGCAGCCCGCTGAACATACTGGCCAGCCCCGCCTACCTGGAACGTCACGGCGTGCCGGCCAGCGTCGACGAGCTGTCCAGCCATACCCTGCTGGGCTTTACCCAAACCGAAACGCTCAACCACTGGCCATTGCGCCATGCCCAGGGCGACCGCTGGCAGATCCGTCCCGATATCGCCGCTTCCAGTGGCGAGACCCTGCGCCAGCTGGCGCTGGAAGGGCAGGGCATTGTCTGCCTGTCGCACTTCATGACCCACCAGGACATCCAGTCCGGTCGCCTGCGGGTGATCCTCCCCGAAACCAACAGCGGCTATCGCCAGCCGATCCATGCGGTGTACTACCGCAACTCGCAGCTGGCGTTGCGTATCCAGTGTTTTCTCGACTTTATCCAGGGCAAGCTGGCGGGGTATGCGGGGAACTGATGCGGACATGGGGATACTACTGATTAGCATTTTTTGATGTGGTTATAAAGGAGAGACCTCCCAGCAGCAAAGCAGGAATAACGACCGCCGCATCCATCTGATAGGAAGAAAGTAGAACGTACCAGGGAATGAGAAACGTCAGGATGCATAGAGCTATTCCGAATAGGGCCCTGTATCTGTAACGTAATTTGTAGCGTATTGATAAATAGAGCAGAAGCTCGATGAACCCGAATATAAGAAAAAAGACTAAAAGTTCAACTAGGTAGGTTGGCACCTTCTCATTTTCCTGCATTCAGGATAATCGAGGAAGATGATTGCTGTGGACCAATTCCC of the Pseudomonas vanderleydeniana genome contains:
- the mmsB gene encoding 3-hydroxyisobutyrate dehydrogenase codes for the protein MKIAFIGLGNMGAPMARNLIKAGHSLNLFDLNQVVLKELAALGGTISTSPKAAAEGSELVITMLPAAAHVRSVWLGEDGVLAGIGAGVPAVDCSTIDPQTAKDVAAAAAKQGVAMADAPVSGGTGGAAAGTLTFMVGASSELFATLQPVLAQMGRNIVHCGDVGTGQIAKICNNLLLGISMIGVSEAMALGAALGIDTQVLAGVINSSTGRCWSSDTYNPWPGIIETAPASRGYTGGFGAELMLKDLGLATEAARQAHQPVVLGAVAQQLYQAMSLRGEGGKDFSAIIGSYRKPE
- a CDS encoding LysR family transcriptional regulator, with amino-acid sequence MQKNITSLGSLNWDDLKFFLEVARTRKASSAAKRLAVDYTTVSRRISSLEAALGTLLFEKSRTNGFVLTAEGQRLMGYAESIESTLHMACEQVSGSGVALSGHVRMGCTEGFGSFFITPQLSHFVDAYPAISVDILPLPHFISLSKREADIVIALERPEHGPYVCCKLCDYRLQLYATQQYLDQHPPIRRASDLGRHRFVSYVDDLAFSNELLYLANLLPNATANLRSTSVIAQFVAAQQSRALAILPCFLAAQDPNLLPVLPDEVNITRQFWMYCREDLRKLKRITLLWDYIREITERNQALLMGESRDMRFYD
- a CDS encoding DUF2790 domain-containing protein, which gives rise to MKLKALCTAGLFSALSLLAIAAPAQAASAKPDIQHVVSITTDAMGSCGVANAHLTYLDSQGETHTLEYGKFANCNQGS
- a CDS encoding CoA-acylating methylmalonate-semialdehyde dehydrogenase; translation: MNVSLKPDATLKTARLLIDGEWVESRSGEWHDIVNPATQEVLAKVPFATAAEVNAAIEAAQRAFQTWKLTPIGARMRIMLKLQALIREHSKRIAAVLSAEQGKTLADAEGDIFRGLEVVEHACSIGTLQMGEFAENVAGGVDTYTLRQPIGVCAGITPFNFPAMIPLWMFPMAIACGNTFVLKPSEQDPLSTLMLVELALEAGVPAGVLNVVHGGKEVVDALCTHKDIKAVSFVGSTAVGTHVYDLAGRHGKRVQSMMGAKNHAVVLPDANREQTLNALVGAGFGAAGQRCMATSVVVLVGAAKQWLPDLKALAQKLKVNAGSEPGTDVGPLISKRAKERVLGLIESGIKEGAKLELDGRGIVVPGFEQGNFVGPTLFSGVTTDMQIYTQEIFGPVLAVMEVDTLDEAIALVNANPFGNGTGLFTQSGASARKFQSEIDIGQVGINIPIPVPVPFFSFTGSRGSKLGDLGPYGKQVVQFYTQTKTVTARWFDDDSENHGVNTTINLR
- a CDS encoding DNA polymerase II gives rise to the protein MDLQQGFVLTRHWRDTPAGTQVEFWLATDAGPRHVRLPLQPSVAFIPAAQRERATTLLRNERDVELRPLELMDFRHRPVLGLYCQQHRQLMNIEKLLRQGGVDVYEADVRPPERFLMERFITAPVLFAGTPNADGPLLDTQLKATADYRPRLKLVSLDIETTMQGELYSIALEGCGERQVYMLGPPNGDASQVDFDLEYRDSRGELLEALNDWLARHDPDAIIGWNLVQFDLKVLHEHAQRLNVPLRLGRGGDVMGWRDNGARNTHYFAAAAGRLIIDGIEALRSATWSFPSFSLEYVSQHLLGEGKAIDNPYQRMDEIDRMFAEDKPALARYNLKDCELVTRIFDKTQLLTFLLERATVTGLPVDRSGGSVAAFTHLYMPLMHRQGFVAPNLGERMPEASPGGFVMDSRPGLYESVLVLDYKSLYPSIIRTFLIDPVGLIEGLRHPDDSESVAGFRGARFSRTRHCLPSIVETVWQGREAAKRDGNAPLSQALKIIMNAFYGVLGSSGCRFFDTRLASSITMRGHEIMRRTRQLIEAQGYTVIYGDTDSTFVWLKRAHGQEEAAQIGRQLVAGVNDWWREHLQRELGLDSALELQFETHFSRFLMPTIRGAEEGSKKRYAGLVIRADGSEEMVYKGLETVRSDWSPLAQAFQQELYRRIFSRQPYQDYVRDYVRRTQAGELDDLLVYRKRLRRRLGDYERNVPPQVRAARLADEYNVAQGRPPQYQGGGWISYVIALAGPEPLEVRRSPIDYEHYITKQLQPVADAILPFVQDDFTTLIGGQMGLF